The sequence below is a genomic window from Pangasianodon hypophthalmus isolate fPanHyp1 chromosome 27, fPanHyp1.pri, whole genome shotgun sequence.
TATTTGAATGTTATTTTATCtctgtttaaaatgtataacatttgagagatgcccttatccagagcgactcaTGTTTTGATATGCGATTTAAAAAAACCGTAATCTACATGTCACAATTCTAGTATGACATGAAGTGAAATATGACTTAAATATAAACTAAAGAGTGACTGGAGTAAGTTTGCTCCTGTGCTTGAGTATTTTGTTTCCTTACACATTGCATGCACAGTTAACGAGTTTGTTCCACTCAGTCATGTGATCACAGTCCTGACCACAGTCTTATTTCCTGAAATATTAGAGTACGCTGCCATTAACTCCATGCTGGACCAGATAAACTCATGCCTGGACGACTTGGAGGAGCGGAACGATGCACTGAATGGAAAACTGCACGAGCTCCTGGAGTCCAACCGACAGGCTCGTCAGGAGTTTCGAGCTCAGCTCAATGAAAAGAAAGTGGAGGAGCAGAAACAGCCACCGTCTGAGGGATGACCACCGAGCGGACGCTGAAGTCCAGTCCTGACTCATTCCACTGGCATAAAGCtgtactgtatttgtatttatttttactgtacaATGTACAAATGTCTAGCTTTGTGTGACACCCTTATATGTACAGCTGTGTTTCTTCATGTTacatattttactgttattttaacTAAATGAGATGCATTTGAAGATGAATGCTTTTAATGTTTCATAAAtcactccaaaaaaaaataaataacaagagCTCAatcatcaaatattttaatagacattaaaatgcagaaaacaaatatctggaggagaaaaaaaaatacaagatgcTTCCAGCTCCTATaaaacaacctttttttttaatccttattTCACTTGTAGAATAAAAATAGATTATGAAATGTACAGTTCCATTCTGATGGTGATCATTTCCCATATTGCTGTGGTCCTGGTAGGAGGTAGGACTCAAAACTCTACACATTTCCACAGCGTGTTAGCGTTCCTTAGTGCTATTCCTTATGGTTTGTCTTCAAAACAGCCATGAGTGACTacaatgagtgtttttttttttttctggaactgGATTTAAGGTGTACATTTATAGAGTTTAGTTgttaaatgtaatgtgtaatgtgtaactTCTCTTGATTTCTGAGTGACTAATACTGCGTATGGTGTTTGTGGCTAACAATGACTAAGATCTGCCTTTCAGAAATATCAGGAATGACTAACCGGCTTAACAAATGTACACCTCAAATTGAAACCTCAAAGAAGCTTGAGTGTTTACTGCCTTAAAATCCTGAAGGATCTATTATCTCAATGATCTCAATCAGATTTGTTAATAATGTCATTCCAGTACAGAATGAGGGCGGATCTAGAGCTGTACCTGATCTGGATATGGCTTCAGATCTTTCCATAAATCGAACAACAGGATTAGCTCCATGTGGCCCTCTCTGATGCTAAAACAATTCTGGAAACATGCCACTTCAAAGCGATTTTATCTTACTGAACAAACAATTTCTCACACAAAATTTTTCCACTATTGTTAGTTAATccaattatgaaaataaatcacGGACATCCAGTGAAACTGTGTGAACACTTTCTAAACGAGACCTGTGCATGGGATAACATCCATGAACCTCAAGACAAATTTATCCAGGTATCATCAGGGGAAATGAGAAGATCAGGGATTTAATATCCAATCCATTAGGGATTGTATACTAAAAGTACCAATTGCTAATTACATCTTAAAGCCCagctgcttcattttttttctttttttacactaAGAGTCCCCAAGTGTACTGCAGCAACAGCCAAACAACATGACTTTTACTTGCcaggttaaacacacacaacatgctgtTTCAGGTTTTTTCCAGTGTATTTTGACAGTGTTTGCTgagatacaaataaaaaagaatacatAAAACGACACACGGTATTgtagttgcaaaaaaaaaaaaaaacacctttgtGGAAACCCTTtgtggagaggaaaaaaagcatcACAATCATACAGCTAATGCCACTGAGAGAGTAAAAAgatcctcaaaaaaaaaaaaaaaaaaaaactttgtataaAGCAGCTTAAAAGATTTGCTCTCAGCTTTGCACGAAACCGTTCAGCATTTCTGAGAGTCAAAGCTCACATTTGTAAAGgttaaagtgaaaaaataaagcacaagCACAGAATTAGGAGAGACGTATAACACCATGGGACCAGCAGACTGACGGAAATGTTTGGAGATACCATCTCCTTAAACCCACCACGAGATCTCTGTCTTTTTACTTTGACCAAACGACAATAATCGATAGGATCTATGCAGCATTTCAGATCGTCATGACACTGTGGATATAGCACATTGTTTGCATCATCCTCTCATTTGTGAATCTGTGTTCTCCTTCCTGGTTTTGGACCACATACAATAGCTGTAAACTAAACTGAGTGAATGAAAGGATTACTGGCTTCTGAAAATtagcgttaaaaaaaaaaaaatcagacaaattACATAGGAGCATGAAAGACAAACGGCATGGCCATACAACCAGCTAAGCTAACGACATTAAGAACAACAACTCCACCAACACTAGGACACTAGGGTGATGCTCAAGAATCCCGGATTCTAGGCTAAGACTCCGAAAAAAACACTTGTGAAGTAACACTTTCCTTATTGGTCGTTGGAATAGCATGCGtagaaaaaaaagctctttaaaGAGCGCTGGCTTTTACGGGATCCTGCTAGAGCTAACCTGAAGGTTCTGTTTCTTCTCTTCAAGCTCAGCTCACACAAGATCACCTTCCTGACAGGCAACCCGGAGACATCCTTATGCATTTAGACTGATTCGAGGTTTACTGAACGGATCCAATGTAAGAAGACACATACTGAGTAGTATCCCCTGTCACTTGTTTCCAATGCTTCCTTTTCTCCAGGAGACACAGCAACCATGAGAGGTATCTGTACATCCAGCCTACAGTGAAGGACACTTTATCCAAGAGCATCACAGGTCTCTGATCAGGATTTGCCCGAGTTTAGCCTGAAGCTAAATGTGTggcgccaaaaaaaaaaaaaaaaattctcagattTAAATAAGCCAGGGACtgtaatcagttttttttttaacttggtgTTCACTTAATTCATAGCTCGGTTGCATGTTATTCCACAGATCATCTCAACACACAATGTATTTCCTTTCAAAATAAACGTaccttaatatttttttttcctcagttctttttttttttttacgctttACAAAACCACGTTAAAAATGCTTGTTAAAGTAAAACGTTGCTACATTCTAGGTCACTACAAGCTTGTGAGGGATCAAGAACCTCAACAGATGGAAATGTGCAAGATCCTTTGATCCTTTCTTCATCTTTACACACATTCTGAATAaatctcaaaagaaaaaaaaaaagtactataaCCTGTGAGGGTTTCAGATGTAAAATCTGGGGCAAAGACCTACAAAATGGCTGAATAAAAGACCTAATCTCTACAGGGATTGTCCTACTGTCCTGGCTTCCCACTCTTTTAGTGAACAACAGAGGATGGGTAACGGACATCGAATTAAATATTCCcactctttctatctctccatAGCAGCTCATTCCTCCAGCTCTACGTCTTCCCCAGCGCTCAGCGTCgtcttcctcctctccctcttttcTTGGCAGGCGTCCTACCGCGCCCTCTGCTCGTCTTCTCTTCGGGGACACCGCTGAGAACGTCCTCCTCTTCGTCGGGCTCTTCTGTGACCGCGTCTTCCTCCGTGTCTCTGGACTGGGTGGGAGACCCAGAAGCAGGCTGCTGGTTAGGGGAAGGCGgcgtgctgctgctgctgttgttgttactCCCTTtgctggtggtgctggtggtggtgatgcTTTCCTGATCAGTAGCTGCTCCAGTGGACACTAGTCTACTGTTACTGATGGCAGGGTCACTTACAGAGGAACCGCTAGGAGACTCCGTGTCCTTGGTTTGATGATCCGCTGAGGTGCAAACTGACTCTGAGGCCTGTAAAGCTGAAGCTTCCTGAATCTTTAATGCCTTATATCTCTGTAATGGCCAAAAAAAGGTTTAGCATTTAATTTAACATCAAAGATCCTCAGTGTGTCATCATATAAACGTGTAGGATGTGTTCACTAAAGATGtagcagaggtgccaacattgctatCAAAAAAATCCTAgcatacagagagaaaaaaaaatgctagcaCATGTCGGTGGACTAATTTTTGTTTAGGATGTGCACCAAGCAATAGTAGGAAAACAGCAAGGTAGAAGTCTACTTAATTAGCAGCTCTTCCATTTCACAAAACTGAggcttgtgaattcacaggtcaaagttcacccaaataaagtaaaagtaacCACTGGCAGAAGGAAATGCACATCTTTTATGCCCTGTTTCCTTTCAAACTTTGTCTTTTTCTGCTGGAAGAATGTTATTTATGTTTAGTCTGATTGCTGCTTTAGCTGGAAAAGCAGAATAAAGTTTTGGTGTCTCCTATATCTCCTTAAGGAGGGGTCAAATAGCGTAAATGCTACATCTAAACGATAGACGTTGGCACCTTTGGATGCAGTTGTGTCCCACTTGAAAGTGTTCtagataataatgatgatgtaacGTCTTTGACTTACCTTTAGATTCTCAAAGTGTTGGCGTGTCTTGCAGTGAGAGCGTCGTGCTGATGCCTCGTAGTGATAGAACTCGTTACACAGCCGGCACAGAAACCCAGCCACAGGAATTACGAAGTTGGAACCTTGGAACCATATTCACAGTAATACAATGAAAGATCGCAAAGCGCAAAAGTTATACTTAGTCAAATATAAATGCTGAAttcgaattctcaaatctgattggtcagatttgtTCTAGTCCATGACCGCTGTTATAGTAATTCACAGAagcttgtatggcagacactcgaCATCATCTATGCCTAACAATAAACATATTATAagcgtgttgttatttaacaaagaaaaagtatAATTATTGATCAGTGGTTAAGTTTATGGAGGAATACATAactaacatttaaggaaggagtctctacTGTTGACACTTTGTACCAGACAAAGGAAGAGCTGTAGCTTTATGTTTTCCAACACTAAAGATAAAGGAGGTtgtgttttgcagtttctcagcaacaagatgcatttttttgtcttattaacattaaGATGCTgtgagggaactactgtttaatgtgatgtaatgctataatgtaaatgattacAGAGACTATCTCCAAGAAACTATCTTGTTTCTTGGACATTGcacaatgctaaataaataaataaacagataagagTATGATGGTTCACCAAtcaatgaaaaattgtaatctttggcatgttgctgtggtataagaggaataaaacaatttgggatgtgctgttgtaggaaaataatctacctTGGGTTGTAAAAATAGCTTTGCTTTGATTCCAtcaattattttcctacagcagcatgacccaaagtggtttattccttacaggcTTAATGTATTATGATGTTACACGTGTCAtagaggtgtgtatcaggaATGAGATCaactgaaatctgaaataacTGCTGAAATAATAACTGAAATCAGTTAGGCTGTTCctgttaaaattaaaagtacCATCTCAACACTGTTTAAATTACttctttatttagatttttaggAATATTGCAGGTggatataaacataaataactaCGAGAATAGGCAGGATCTCCCACACACAGTCCCAGCACATGGCTCTGTTCCTTACCGTATACAGTGTCTGAGTCAAACTCTTCCTCCTCCGTCATATCTTCCAATGTGACCTCCATCTGTACAGGCAGTCCTTCCTGCTAATGAGAGAACAACCAAAACTCTTACTCACtcttttcagtgtttataaaCATTGGACTACTGGAGCAGGACAAAAACGTGTGGGAGGCAGAATCACAGAATTTCCTCTACCTGTCCATTTTCTTCATCCATCCTCTCTTCCTCGTCACTGTCCATGCCTTCTTCATCAGCGCCCACTGTGTACACCTCCAAAGCCAATTCGTCCAGATTCCCCTTCCCGGTCTCTTTCAACACCTACGAAAGAAAGCTATTTAAATCTCAGGCAGTCAGTGAAGAAGCAACGATCCCTCACAAACACTGCACTGTGAGGCAGAAAGTGTACCTGCTCCATGCGCTGTTTGTGCTCAGTGGACTGCATGTGTTCGATGAACTCTCTAGACGTTCTGAACTGCTGCTTACAGACAGTGCAGCTGGGACTCGAAGAACGGCTACAGATCTGCCGCAATAGAAgtgtatgaaagaaaaaaacactccatCTCCATGTTCTATTTCAGATTTGATGCAGTGATTCTTTTTCTGTGCTACCTTTCAATGTTCAGGTTATTCTGAATAGTTAAGCTTctatttttatatgaatgaCTCAAGACTTATGTCTTGCTAGGAGGTTATATGATGCTTGCTAGGAGGTTCACCTTGTGCTCCCTGGTCTTACGATGATCCATGACGTTAGTAGTGAAGTGGGTTCTGCAGGTAGGACACCACCTCTGCAGGCCTGGTCTTTTCTCCCTATGGGATACAAGACATTACATCACTATAACAAttctatgcatttttattttttaacgtTTTAGCAGCATGGGACAATCTTATTGATGCCATTCATTACAGAttatgtgtctctgtgtgtgtgtgtgtgtgtgtgtgtgtgtgtgtgtgtgtatctgactCACCCGTCTTTGCGCGACCCCTGCAGAGACTCCTGTACACGAGGCAGCAACGTGACGAGGCAGGCGTTACTCATGTGCTGAATTTCCATCATCCTTTGCTGGTGGGCCAACCCATTCATATGGCTCTGGAAAttctgcacacatacacacacagattgaaGGCTACTGGAATCACTAGTGCATAGTACAGTTACACTACTCTATCAGGAAAATTTAAACGCTCAGCATCAGTCGTGCTGTACATTCAATACCACAGTCTAaaagtaaacacatttttaaatacagaaccAACAATAAGCTTTACAGAGAATCTGTAAGGTTCACAGTAGCTTATCTTATGAATTTTAGTTTAAAGCAGTTAATGATAAGTATGCATTTGTAATACTGATACTGTAGAAGCCTGCAACATGCAGTTAACCCCTGTAacatactgatttatttatttatttttttaattgtgttctTTAGCATTCAGCAGTTCCAGATAGGTTTACTGTGGTGTTCTGATAAATTCTGGTGAATAATTTAAGTCAAATGTAGGTAATGCAGATCAATCTTTAAACCTGAAACACCTCAGGTTAGGTGGTTtgttgtaaaatatttcaaGGCATATCACACTTGTGATGCACAATGCCATAATTGCATTCATTTAGCGTTTTAGGTTGTTGCATTTTATGCAGCACTGTTTTCGTAACCATTTCCTTCTATATATTGTGCAAAAATAACTTGTCTATCTCTTGAAAGTACAGGGTGTccaaaaagtctccatacacaggggaaattaacccttttctttttttttttttttttttaaagcaaaatgccttccaaaatttttcatacttggttatattatatacttttttcAGATAGTATTTAAGAATAcatttgaaatcattctcatggctggatcgggaagctgtcacaaggttgcgatggacatgtaattacatgcataacaccagatgtgttaactcgacttcatcatgagtgggagagacgactgtgtgtgtgtgtgtgtttacaaagaaatggcaatcatgtggAGGACGTTTCCTAAATAAAGTCACATTTTcctaaaaaacaataataataaaataaaatgtacaaagacTTTCAGGACACCCTGTAGTTCTTGGTCACATTGAGTGACAAAAACTAACAGACTCTATAGTGATAGCTAAAAGTCTGGCTGCAAAACCAggaagtccaaaaaaaaaaacaagccaattACAGCAGTTAGCCATCACTAAGAATTTTGCTATTATCCATACCTTTTattatatagatagatagatagatagatagatagatagattcaaaatttaaaaaaaatccattttgaGTGTATCAGGcaaatgtgtttttcatgtcTGCGCACACATTTCTGCTTAAATTTAAAATCTGGACTGCCATATTACATCTGTGCCAATGTGCACATCAAGAACTGTGATCTGggttaatttttataatatattctaTTTGACAATATCAACTATGCTGATAATGCTGATCAACTACACTGATATCAGAGAGACTTACTTGTTGGTTGTGGCAGGTGATGTTACAGATATAGCAGTAGAATTTGTTAGCagtttctcctcctcctcctcctcctcctcctcctgcttctCTAGCCCCATCACTGCTTGTGTCATCTTTACCATCAGCTACAGTCACTGAACCCGCAGGCTCCGACTGGCTTGAACTGCTCTGCTGATCTGCGTCTTTGAGTGAAGACTCGGGGCCTTCTACCTGCTGCAAAGAGAAAAGTCCCTTAAAAATACTTCTGTTTATCAGCATCTTGCAGAATTTACTTTGGTTGTGATACTAAACCTCAGCTGCCCGGCTTTGCTCCAGTGCCTCAGCTGCCTCAGATCCCGCTACTGTCCCGTCTTCTTCTAGTATGCAGTCTGAAACAGTCAAGTCAGGGATGGAGTAAAGCCTCTAGTTAAACCACAGAATTGATTCCTTTTCCTATACATTTTTCATCACATATGAGTGTAATTACTGTCCAACCAACTTAAGCAGTTGGAAGGGGCGTGGACGAGTGACTGAGTTGCTGAATTATGTCACCAGTTTAAATAACACAACTTGACTTTCATCTGAGTGTGAAATGCATGTTAtgcttttttaatgtaatattttatacagaTAATTTGTATTGGAATTTGTGGTTACCTGCAGGATCAGGATCTTCAGCTGTGCGTTCATACTCAGTATTCGGAGAGGTTTCAGTCTCGAGCGAATCATTTGGCCTGAGGACACAAAACTTCTATGAACATactcaaaaaacaaaattttaattaaaagtgagATGAACAAATGCATGATGTCTATAATACAGTTTGTAAAAAGCTTGAGTTTATATCCTTGTAATAGTTACAGCTTCTCTGAATGCTATAACTGATTATTCAGTGCAAATTATCCATAAAAACAAGATAAACTTTACCCTTCTGTTCTCTGTTTCTTTGCAGCTGGCTCATCCGACTGCTGCGTGGACGACTGACTGCTGACGTCTGCCACTGCTGTGGTTTCATCTACAgcaaaaaacaatcagaatttCTGTTTTCACATCAACGCAAACACAACAGCAGAGTGTATAGCGTGGTGTAACGTGTACCTCGGCTGCTGCTCGCACCAGACTGGCTATCAGGGCCGATTGCAGGTCTGTGCTCGCTCTCCCTCTTCCTGTCCGGCTGTCGTGACTGAAAGTCCTGTGTGTACACCATTAATCCGGTCACTAACAGTATTTTTAATTACAACCATATACATTACTGGGCTTATAAAAGACAAcaaaatagggaaaaaatgaTTCATAATTACACATGGCTTACATTGTTGAAATAGCGAGCATGAGGGTTGAAGTGTCGTGGAGGAAATCCCATATGTGGAGTCTTAATAGCAACCCCCAGTGGAACCGGACCCAAAATGGAGGATCTTGAGCCTGCAGCGAAAAACTGCTGGAACTGCTGTCCACCCATTGCAAAGCTCCGCATACCCCCTTtcgggaaaaagaaagaaaaactcaaataTATAGCCTTAAATAaaaactttctctctctgcatatGGTTTAGCAAATATATTCTATAATGTGTCTAATGTCTCCTGTACACATCTGATTACACAGACGTTATAtcacacagttacacagagtAACTGataagcctgtttttttttttttttttttcaaagcagcaCTGGACTTTATCATGCAACCTCATCGGAAAAGTCAGTTCACAGATTGTGTCCTGTGTTTCTTGTTAATATCAAGGTATTACAACTAAAAGGAAACAAGGAACACAATGTTCAGTTTAAAGCATATTAAATATACATCGGTCAAgccttttctccttctctgtttTGTTTCCATTAACACACGAAAGCATGACGTTAATTTAGTTAGTTGCACAGAAATTCATTTTAACTTTTGAAAGTTACTAGCTATCCTGTCTGTCTATTTTAAGAGTTACTTTAAACATCTCACACAGCTGATCTAAAATCTCTACATGCCACCTACATAAAGAATGCCAAGCCTGTGAGGTACTCAGCTTACCTTGCATCTGCTGCATCAGTAGTGCACCTTGCAGCATGGGATTAGGGGCAATGATGGTCTGAGTGGCGGAGCACAGGTTGACCATGCGGGCAGGAGGCGGCGCTGGAGCCGGGACAGTCATTGGCCTGTTAGAACCCAACACACATTTTGTAAATACAACCTGGGTCTTAAATGGACTTAattgtgtcacatgatctcagtgTAAATAAACCTGGGCCCGTATTCACAAAGCTTCTTAGAATTCTCTCAGAGAGCTCCTATCTTAGCTTAAAAAGTCCTAGCTGGGAGTCCTAGACTAAAAGTGATTAAGGAAACTTCTCAGAGCAGCTCTGAGTAAGGAAAGTACAAAAACCTTTATCTTAGTGAGGAGGTGTGGTTGACCCCGTTGCTAGGGATGACGCAGCAATTCAAGGACTGATTGGTTGATAAAAAACTATCTGTAAAGGTCTTAAAATGCGCTCTTTGTGAAAATAGAATAAATGATAATAGAATGGACAGTgaaatcataaaatgttttgtattaaGAAATTGTATAATCATGAATACAGGCTACTTTATGCAAAGTTTCTGTTATAGGCTAAATATCTTCAAGTTCATTAAAACAGccaaatgttgaaaatgtgtcTACTTTTGAAGCAACCAATTTCCACGCAGTAGTTACTATATTTAAgttcttacatttatttaccatgCTGATTTTATTACTTGTCcagtggaaatgaaatgaactgtGCCACTATATGAGACTGTGAAAGCGCTTCAATAGTTTGTGTGATCACTCTGCTGATGGAAGGTTGTGACAGACACGAGTCATCACTACTGCACTGTTGCATTTTTCCAGTTGCCAAATAGCTCAGTGTTGTAATCACTTTCATTTCTGGCGTTATGGCATTACTGCGTTGGGTGGGAGATGTGAGCGCATCGCTAATAAGTTCGACCACAAACATTATCCCATCGCGATCCAATCTGTAGCGTTTAATTAACTTACGATCGTTCAGTGTTTGGAGAATAGTTCTTCTTTCTGCCATTTTGTCCTCTGCTATAGAAACTCTTAAGCCTCTTAAAAGTCCTCCTCTCTACTCGTAACAATTTTTACCTTAGGAGCTGTTTTTAGGGCTAAGATGTTTCGTGAATCATTTTTATCTTTACTAAGATTTAGTCCTAAATTTAAGGGGAAATTCTAAGAAAACGTCACAATTCTAAGAATTTTCTTCAAATTTCGTCACTAGGAGCAACGTTTAGGCTTAGGAAGCTTTGTGAATACAGGCCCTGATCCTGGAAGACTCCAAAAACCTTCATTAACACCAAGGAGCTATcgaaacaagtctgggacaaagttctAGAAGAGCATCAATCAGAAAATATATCAGAAGCTTTCAACATCCCGCACAGCACCGTTAAATTCCCAAATTAAACAATATGACTCAGAGGAGGACGTCCACCAAAAGTCAAGAGTGCAATAGTCTGAGAATCAACCAAGAGGCCCAGcttaacatgatgctaccaccaccatgcttcaccgtagGGATAGTGTTCTCATGGAGAtaggtttttttgtgtgtgtatgtgtttattctccctgCAACACAATTCAAAACTGATGTGTCTCAACTGTTCGGAGTCCTCAACTCTAATCGAAAGTGGTGAACATAACCACGttgaactgatttatttttagtcataaaataatcactaatggttaagTATTAATAGGTAACTGTGGTCACCATTCGATCATGCTAGCTGCTTATCCAGATGTTTGtaaagcaaggaattttatatagaccatatggccaaaagtatatggacacctgaccatcacacccatatgtgcttgttgaacatcccattccagattcagtccctttgctgttataataagctccactcttctgggaaggctttccactagatgttggagcgtggctgtggggatttgtgatcattcagctacaagagcattagtgagatcaggtgctgatgttggtgaggaggtctggggttcagtcagtgttccagttcatcccaaaggtgttcagtggggttgaggtcggggctctgtgcaggacactcgagttcttccactccaaccttcacacaccatgtcttcatggagctcgctttgtgcacaggggtattgtcatgctggaacaggtttgggcctcttagttccagtgaagggaaactgtaatactacagcacacaaagatattctatactttgtggcaagagtttggggaagaaccacataagcatatgatggtcaggggttcacaaacctttggccatatagtgtaactggACTTTCACAAATTTTAAGTTTAATACCTCTGTCTTAAAGGATTAAAATTTTCTTGTGAGCCCTTTTTCACACATGACTCTAATGCTGGACTTGAACCAATAACACAACCCAGAGGTGACGTCTCACCGGCCTCCCCCGTGGTGATGGGGGATATGATGCGTCGGTGGaggttgtggtggtggtggaggaggtggaggaggcgGTGGCGGGGTCTGCTGCTGGAACAGCTGCTGTAGCTGACGGAGGTGCTGAtgaaactgctgctgctgctgctggtgatgGTGAGGGTTGAACATCCTGATGGTGGAGGTGATGAGCTGACCGACTTTACCGCAATACCTCAGTAGTGATTCCTCCAAACAAGAAACAAACCAGAGGCGGGGTTACGACAGATCATCCAACATCCAGCGCTCAGAAGGATGAAGTACTTAGAtggggaagagaaaaaaaatgataaaggacatgaaaatattccttatttatttagagTGTTACATAGAGAATTTTGgaaggagtgttttttttttttatctaaaacattacagaaatatttgtaaataaactgaTCTGAGGAAGGTTAAGGAAAAAATGCATAGAagtaaatcaaaaataaataaa
It includes:
- the bbln gene encoding UPF0184 protein C9orf16 homolog, with translation MKMSGPNGDPEVPAVEGIIEDEDDFNEEEYAAINSMLDQINSCLDDLEERNDALNGKLHELLESNRQARQEFRAQLNEKKVEEQKQPPSEG
- the ciz1a gene encoding cdkn1a interacting zinc finger protein 1a isoform X2, which codes for MFNPHHHQQQQQQFHQHLRQLQQLFQQQTPPPPPPPPPPPPQPPPTHHIPHHHGGGRPMTVPAPAPPPARMVNLCSATQTIIAPNPMLQGALLMQQMQGGMRSFAMGGQQFQQFFAAGSRSSILGPVPLGVAIKTPHMGFPPRHFNPHARYFNNDFQSRQPDRKRESEHRPAIGPDSQSGASSSRDETTAVADVSSQSSTQQSDEPAAKKQRTEGPNDSLETETSPNTEYERTAEDPDPADCILEEDGTVAGSEAAEALEQSRAAEQVEGPESSLKDADQQSSSSQSEPAGSVTVADGKDDTSSDGAREAGGGGGGGGGETANKFYCYICNITCHNQQNFQSHMNGLAHQQRMMEIQHMSNACLVTLLPRVQESLQGSRKDGEKRPGLQRWCPTCRTHFTTNVMDHRKTREHKICSRSSSPSCTVCKQQFRTSREFIEHMQSTEHKQRMEQVLKETGKGNLDELALEVYTVGADEEGMDSDEEERMDEENGQEGLPVQMEVTLEDMTEEEEFDSDTVYGSNFVIPVAGFLCRLCNEFYHYEASARRSHCKTRQHFENLKRYKALKIQEASALQASESVCTSADHQTKDTESPSGSSVSDPAISNSRLVSTGAATDQESITTTSTTSKGSNNNSSSSTPPSPNQQPASGSPTQSRDTEEDAVTEEPDEEEDVLSGVPEEKTSRGRGRTPAKKRGRGGRRR
- the ciz1a gene encoding cdkn1a interacting zinc finger protein 1a isoform X1 — its product is MFNPHHHQQQQQQFHQHLRQLQQLFQQQTPPPPPPPPPPPPQPPPTHHIPHHHGGGRPMTVPAPAPPPARMVNLCSATQTIIAPNPMLQGALLMQQMQGGMRSFAMGGQQFQQFFAAGSRSSILGPVPLGVAIKTPHMGFPPRHFNPHARYFNNDFQSRQPDRKRESEHRPAIGPDSQSGASSSRDETTAVADVSSQSSTQQSDEPAAKKQRTEGPNDSLETETSPNTEYERTAEDPDPADCILEEDGTVAGSEAAEALEQSRAAEQVEGPESSLKDADQQSSSSQSEPAGSVTVADGKDDTSSDGAREAGGGGGGGGGETANKFYCYICNITCHNQQNFQSHMNGLAHQQRMMEIQHMSNACLVTLLPRVQESLQGSRKDGEKRPGLQRWCPTCRTHFTTNVMDHRKTREHKICSRSSSPSCTVCKQQFRTSREFIEHMQSTEHKQRMEQVLKETGKGNLDELALEVYTVGADEEGMDSDEEERMDEENGQQEGLPVQMEVTLEDMTEEEEFDSDTVYGSNFVIPVAGFLCRLCNEFYHYEASARRSHCKTRQHFENLKRYKALKIQEASALQASESVCTSADHQTKDTESPSGSSVSDPAISNSRLVSTGAATDQESITTTSTTSKGSNNNSSSSTPPSPNQQPASGSPTQSRDTEEDAVTEEPDEEEDVLSGVPEEKTSRGRGRTPAKKRGRGGRRR
- the ciz1a gene encoding cdkn1a interacting zinc finger protein 1a isoform X3, with the protein product MFNPHHHQQQQQQFHQHLRQLQQLFQQQTPPPPPPPPPPPPQPPPTHHIPHHHGGGRPMTVPAPAPPPARMVNLCSATQTIIAPNPMLQGALLMQQMQGGMRSFAMGGQQFQQFFAAGSRSSILGPVPLGVAIKTPHMGFPPRHFNPHARYFNNDFQSRQPDRKRESEHRPAIGPDSQSGASSSRDETTAVADVSSQSSTQQSDEPAAKKQRTEGPNDSLETETSPNTEYERTAEDPDPADCILEEDGTVAGSEAAEALEQSRAAEVEGPESSLKDADQQSSSSQSEPAGSVTVADGKDDTSSDGAREAGGGGGGGGGETANKFYCYICNITCHNQQNFQSHMNGLAHQQRMMEIQHMSNACLVTLLPRVQESLQGSRKDGEKRPGLQRWCPTCRTHFTTNVMDHRKTREHKICSRSSSPSCTVCKQQFRTSREFIEHMQSTEHKQRMEQVLKETGKGNLDELALEVYTVGADEEGMDSDEEERMDEENGQQEGLPVQMEVTLEDMTEEEEFDSDTVYGSNFVIPVAGFLCRLCNEFYHYEASARRSHCKTRQHFENLKRYKALKIQEASALQASESVCTSADHQTKDTESPSGSSVSDPAISNSRLVSTGAATDQESITTTSTTSKGSNNNSSSSTPPSPNQQPASGSPTQSRDTEEDAVTEEPDEEEDVLSGVPEEKTSRGRGRTPAKKRGRGGRRR